DNA from Pseudomonas putida:
GCTGCTGGTGATGGCATTGCTGTGCTCGGGGCTGATCACGCTGTTGTTCCTGGTGCGTGACCGGGTGCTGGCCTGGCAAAAGGGAGCAGTGAAATGGTGAGTGGCGTACAAGCGGTGCTGGCCCAGGACACCGGCATGGCGCTGGATATCCGTGGGCTGAGCCACGCCTTTGATTTGGGCAGTGAGCGCCTGCCCGTACTGGACAAGGTCGACCTGCAGTTGGCGCCTGGTGAGAGCGTGGCGCTGCTTGGCCCGTCCGGTTGCGGCAAGTCCACCCTGCTGCGCCTGGTTGCCGGGCTGGAAACAACGCAAAGTGGTAGCTTGCTGGCGGACGGCCAGGCCATTGTTGCCCCACACCACTCGCGCGTGCTGGTGTTCCAGGACCCGACGCTGTACCCATGGCGCAGCGTGTGGGACAACGTCGCCCTCGGCCTGCAAGCCCGTGGCCAGCTGAAGGCCCAGCGCCATCGGGTGGACGAGACCTTGCACAAGGTCGGCCTGCTGCAGTTTCGTGATGCCTACCCGCGCCAGTTGTCGGGCGGTATGGCCCAGCGTGTGGCATTGGCCCGAGCGCTGATCAACGAACCTCGGCTGCTGCTGCTCGATGAGCCACTGGGCAAGCTCGACTCGCTGACCCGCATTGCCATGCAGGGCGAGCTGATCCGCCTGTGGCAGCAGCAAGGCTACAGTTCGTTGCTGGTGACCCATGATGTCGAAGAGGCGCTGTTGCTGTGTGACCGGGTGCTGGTGTTTTCGCCACGGCCAGCGCGGGTGCTGGCCGAGCTGAAGGTCGAGCGGGGTTACCCGCGGCATCGAGATGACCCACGGTTGCTGGAGTTGCGCCAGCATGCGCTGGAATTACTGGGCCAAGGGCGGGATTGGTGAACGAGGTGATACTTGCTGCGTACCAGGGAAGG
Protein-coding regions in this window:
- a CDS encoding ABC transporter ATP-binding protein produces the protein MVSGVQAVLAQDTGMALDIRGLSHAFDLGSERLPVLDKVDLQLAPGESVALLGPSGCGKSTLLRLVAGLETTQSGSLLADGQAIVAPHHSRVLVFQDPTLYPWRSVWDNVALGLQARGQLKAQRHRVDETLHKVGLLQFRDAYPRQLSGGMAQRVALARALINEPRLLLLDEPLGKLDSLTRIAMQGELIRLWQQQGYSSLLVTHDVEEALLLCDRVLVFSPRPARVLAELKVERGYPRHRDDPRLLELRQHALELLGQGRDW